In the Thermococcus sp. MAR1 genome, one interval contains:
- a CDS encoding CDC48 family AAA ATPase yields MIFGKDEERYEKIKLRVAEALKRDVGRGIVRFDRKYQKQLGVEPGDIVELIGERTTAAIVANPHPDDRGLDIIRMDGYIRRNAGVSIGDYITVSKAEVQEAKKVVLAPAQKGVFIQIPGDMVKGNLLGRPVLKGDLIVASSRSETYYGGSPFDELLRGLFETMPIGFGELKFVVVNTVPRGIVQITYNTEVEVLPQAVEVREEAIPEVTYEDIGGLSDAIQKIREMVELPLKHPELFERLGIEPPKGVLLYGPPGTGKTLLAKAVANEANAHFIAINGPEIMSKFYGESEERLREIFKDAEENAPSIIFIDEIDAIAPKREEVVGEVEKRVVSQLLTLMDGLKGRGKVIVIAATNRPDALDPALRRPGRFDREIEVGVPDKKGRKEILQIHTRGMPLEPDYDKATVLRVLKELMKRETFERAKLERLIERVEAAKSDEEVKEALKSESEVYPEVRSRLVDRMLEEIAEKTHGFVGADLAALAREAAMVVLRRLINEGKISPEQERIPPEVLQQLRVRKADFYEALKMVEPSALREVLLEVPNVRWNDIGGLEEVKEELKEAVEWPLKYPKAFQRLGIEPPRGVLLYGPPGTGKTLLAKAVATESEANFIGIRGPEVLSKWVGESEKRVREIFRKARQAAPTVIFIDEIDAIAPARGSDMSRVTDRLINQLLTEMDGIERNSGVVVIAATNRPDILDPALLRPGRFDRLILVPAPDEKARLEILKVHTKRVPLASDVNLRELAKKTEGYSGADIEALVREAALLAMRRIMAELPSEIVEEESEEFLEKLRVSKRDFEEALKKVKPSITPYMLDYYRNFEESRKSRVEKRGGPDYYTF; encoded by the coding sequence ATGATTTTTGGTAAAGACGAGGAGAGGTACGAGAAGATAAAGCTCCGAGTTGCTGAGGCTTTGAAGAGAGACGTTGGAAGGGGAATAGTCCGCTTCGACCGAAAGTACCAGAAGCAGCTCGGCGTTGAACCCGGAGACATCGTCGAGTTGATTGGGGAGAGAACCACCGCCGCGATAGTCGCGAATCCCCATCCCGACGACCGCGGACTGGACATCATTAGGATGGACGGATACATCAGAAGGAACGCAGGGGTGAGCATAGGGGATTATATCACCGTCTCCAAGGCAGAGGTTCAAGAGGCGAAAAAGGTAGTTCTCGCTCCCGCCCAGAAGGGAGTTTTCATCCAGATACCCGGCGATATGGTCAAGGGGAACCTCCTGGGGAGGCCCGTTCTGAAGGGAGACTTAATAGTGGCGAGTAGCAGGAGCGAAACCTACTACGGTGGCTCACCCTTCGACGAACTGCTCAGGGGTCTCTTCGAGACCATGCCCATCGGCTTTGGAGAGCTCAAGTTCGTCGTCGTGAACACAGTTCCAAGGGGCATAGTCCAGATAACCTATAACACCGAGGTTGAAGTCCTCCCGCAAGCCGTTGAGGTGCGTGAGGAGGCCATTCCTGAAGTAACTTACGAGGACATCGGCGGCTTAAGCGATGCGATTCAGAAGATACGCGAGATGGTCGAGCTTCCGCTCAAGCACCCGGAGCTCTTCGAGCGCCTTGGCATTGAGCCGCCGAAGGGTGTTCTCCTCTACGGTCCACCCGGAACGGGTAAAACGCTCCTGGCTAAGGCAGTGGCCAACGAGGCCAACGCTCACTTCATAGCCATCAACGGGCCCGAGATAATGAGCAAGTTCTACGGTGAGAGCGAGGAGCGTTTGAGGGAGATATTCAAGGACGCCGAGGAGAACGCACCGAGCATCATCTTCATAGACGAGATCGACGCGATAGCTCCAAAGAGGGAGGAGGTCGTCGGAGAGGTTGAGAAGAGAGTCGTCAGCCAGCTGCTCACGCTCATGGACGGCCTGAAGGGCAGGGGCAAGGTCATAGTCATCGCCGCCACCAACAGACCCGATGCCCTTGACCCTGCATTAAGAAGACCGGGCAGGTTCGACAGGGAGATCGAGGTCGGTGTTCCGGACAAGAAGGGCAGGAAGGAGATACTCCAGATACACACCAGGGGAATGCCCCTTGAACCGGACTACGACAAGGCCACCGTCCTCAGGGTTCTCAAAGAGCTAATGAAGAGGGAAACCTTTGAGAGGGCGAAACTGGAAAGGCTCATCGAGAGGGTTGAGGCCGCGAAGAGCGATGAGGAGGTCAAGGAGGCCCTTAAGAGCGAGAGCGAGGTCTATCCGGAGGTCAGAAGCAGATTGGTGGACAGGATGCTTGAGGAGATAGCCGAGAAAACGCACGGCTTTGTTGGCGCTGACCTTGCGGCCCTGGCAAGAGAAGCGGCAATGGTCGTCCTCAGGAGGCTCATCAACGAGGGCAAGATAAGTCCCGAGCAGGAGAGGATCCCTCCGGAGGTTCTTCAGCAGCTACGCGTTAGAAAGGCCGACTTCTACGAGGCCCTCAAGATGGTCGAGCCTTCCGCTCTGAGAGAGGTGCTCCTTGAGGTTCCGAACGTCCGCTGGAACGACATAGGCGGACTGGAGGAGGTCAAGGAGGAGCTGAAAGAGGCAGTGGAGTGGCCGCTAAAGTATCCGAAGGCCTTCCAGAGGCTCGGAATAGAGCCGCCGAGGGGAGTTCTCCTCTACGGCCCGCCAGGAACCGGCAAGACTCTACTGGCAAAGGCGGTCGCAACAGAGAGCGAGGCCAACTTCATCGGCATCCGCGGGCCTGAGGTGCTGAGCAAGTGGGTCGGTGAGAGCGAGAAACGCGTGAGGGAGATATTCCGCAAAGCCCGCCAGGCGGCGCCAACGGTCATATTCATCGACGAGATAGACGCCATCGCTCCGGCCAGGGGAAGCGACATGAGCAGGGTCACCGACAGGCTCATCAACCAGCTCTTGACAGAGATGGACGGCATAGAGCGCAACAGCGGCGTGGTCGTCATTGCCGCAACCAACAGGCCCGACATACTCGACCCAGCTTTGCTGAGACCTGGGCGCTTTGACAGGCTGATACTCGTCCCAGCTCCGGACGAGAAGGCCAGACTGGAGATACTCAAGGTCCACACGAAGCGCGTCCCCCTGGCTAGCGATGTTAACCTCCGCGAGCTGGCGAAGAAGACGGAAGGCTACTCCGGGGCCGACATAGAAGCCCTCGTGAGGGAGGCAGCACTGCTGGCGATGCGCAGGATAATGGCCGAACTTCCATCGGAGATCGTCGAGGAGGAGAGCGAGGAGTTCCTTGAGAAACTCAGGGTTTCAAAGAGGGACTTTGAGGAGGCCCTCAAGAAGGTCAAGCCGAGCATAACCCCATACATGCTCGACTACTACAGGAACTTTGAGGAGAGCAGAAAGTCGAGGGTCGAGAAGAGGGGAGGGCCGGACTACTACACCTTCTGA
- a CDS encoding PRC-barrel domain-containing protein: MVKIIASKLRDVELITDTGIRLGWVYDLSFDEETGDILVIVAEPDEDLDTSEFVTDHEGLLLIPISAVKSIGEVIIIDSNKLAVKSKLRRVGAIKRKLTEEESGTLGE, encoded by the coding sequence ATGGTCAAGATAATAGCCTCCAAGCTTAGGGACGTGGAGCTGATAACAGACACGGGTATAAGGCTCGGCTGGGTCTATGACCTCAGCTTCGATGAGGAAACGGGTGATATTCTCGTGATAGTTGCCGAGCCGGATGAAGACCTCGATACGAGCGAGTTTGTCACCGATCACGAGGGTCTTCTCCTCATCCCGATCAGCGCGGTTAAGAGCATAGGCGAGGTAATCATAATAGACTCCAACAAGCTCGCCGTTAAGTCCAAGCTCAGAAGGGTCGGGGCGATAAAGAGGAAGCTCACGGAGGAGGAGTCAGGAACCCTTGGGGAGTGA
- a CDS encoding metallophosphoesterase, translated as MLIALISDIHSNLEALKAAWREVRRADAILCMGDLVGYGASPNEVVEFLRRQMEKRTFLCVRGNHDNAIAFGAEWGFNPYARQAVRWHQRVMSVENLEFLRRLPVRQLFTDDTGRSHLLIHGSPRAPLDEYLFPWLPEGEFRAVLSYVRQDDLLVGHTHVPMLRVIDGRRIINPGGVGQPRDGDWRAAYALIDTEKEPPDNVEFHRVEYDVDSAAEKIVEAGLPRFLAMRLYEGY; from the coding sequence ATGCTCATCGCCCTCATCTCCGACATCCACTCGAACCTTGAAGCTTTGAAGGCCGCCTGGAGAGAGGTGAGGCGCGCCGACGCAATTCTATGCATGGGGGACCTGGTCGGATATGGAGCCAGTCCAAACGAGGTCGTAGAGTTCTTAAGGCGGCAAATGGAGAAAAGAACCTTCCTCTGCGTCCGTGGCAACCACGACAACGCTATTGCATTCGGCGCCGAGTGGGGGTTCAATCCCTACGCGAGGCAGGCAGTGAGGTGGCACCAGCGAGTTATGAGCGTGGAGAACCTTGAGTTCCTCAGGAGGCTGCCGGTAAGGCAGCTCTTTACGGACGATACCGGTAGGAGCCATCTCCTCATCCACGGCTCGCCGAGGGCGCCGCTGGACGAGTACCTCTTCCCCTGGCTCCCGGAGGGTGAGTTTCGTGCCGTTTTGAGCTACGTCAGACAGGATGACCTCCTGGTCGGCCACACCCATGTGCCCATGCTGAGGGTGATAGATGGCAGGAGAATAATAAACCCCGGCGGTGTCGGCCAGCCCAGGGACGGGGACTGGAGGGCTGCATATGCGCTGATCGATACCGAAAAAGAGCCCCCTGACAACGTTGAGTTCCACCGGGTGGAATACGATGTTGATTCTGCCGCGGAGAAGATAGTAGAAGCCGGACTTCCGAGGTTCTTGGCCATGAGGCTCTACGAAGGGTATTAA
- the acs gene encoding acetate--CoA ligase alpha subunit, translating to MDGNLEALFRPRSIAVIGASEKPGKIGYAVMKNLVEYGYEGKIYPVNIKGVEIEINGKKFKSYKSILDVPDEVDMAVIVVPAKFVPQVVEEAGKRGVKVLPIISSGFGELGEEGKKVERQIVEIAHKYGMRILGPNIFGVVYTPAKMNATFGPTDVMPGSLALISQSGALGIALMGWTILEKVGLSAVVSVGNKSDIDDADLLEFFKEDDNTKAILIYMEGVKDGRRFMEVAKEVSKEKPIIIIKAGRSERGAKAAASHTGSLAGADKIYEAAFKQSGVLRALTIGEAFDWARTLSNLPEPAGENLVILTNGGGIGVMATDAAEEEGLHLYDDLDELKVFANHMPPFGSYKNPVDLTGMAGAESYEGAVRDALANPNMHAIAVLYCQTAVLDPRDLAKIVIHEYNESGRKKPLVVAIVGGIEAKEAIDMLNEEGIPAYPEPERAIKALAALYRWSRWKARQRRE from the coding sequence ATGGACGGAAACTTGGAGGCTCTCTTCAGACCCAGGAGCATCGCCGTCATCGGCGCTTCTGAGAAGCCTGGCAAGATAGGGTACGCAGTCATGAAGAATCTCGTGGAGTATGGCTACGAGGGGAAGATATACCCCGTTAACATCAAAGGCGTCGAGATAGAGATAAACGGGAAGAAGTTCAAGTCCTACAAGAGCATCCTCGACGTTCCGGACGAGGTTGACATGGCCGTCATCGTCGTTCCGGCCAAATTCGTCCCGCAGGTCGTCGAGGAGGCCGGAAAGAGGGGCGTTAAGGTCCTCCCGATAATCAGCTCGGGCTTCGGCGAGCTCGGCGAGGAGGGCAAGAAGGTCGAGAGGCAGATAGTTGAGATAGCGCACAAGTACGGTATGAGAATCCTCGGTCCGAACATCTTCGGTGTCGTCTACACGCCTGCCAAGATGAACGCCACCTTCGGCCCGACGGACGTCATGCCTGGCAGCCTTGCCCTCATCAGCCAGAGCGGAGCGCTCGGAATAGCCCTCATGGGCTGGACGATACTTGAGAAGGTCGGCCTTTCGGCAGTGGTCAGCGTCGGAAACAAGAGCGACATCGACGATGCTGATCTGCTTGAGTTCTTTAAGGAGGACGACAACACCAAGGCAATTCTCATCTACATGGAAGGCGTGAAGGACGGAAGGCGCTTCATGGAGGTCGCCAAGGAGGTCAGCAAGGAGAAGCCGATAATCATCATCAAGGCTGGAAGGAGCGAGCGCGGGGCCAAGGCCGCAGCTTCTCACACTGGCTCACTCGCCGGTGCCGACAAGATATACGAGGCCGCCTTCAAGCAGAGCGGCGTTCTCAGGGCCCTTACCATCGGCGAGGCCTTCGACTGGGCGAGAACGCTCAGCAATCTTCCGGAGCCCGCTGGAGAAAACCTCGTCATACTCACCAACGGCGGCGGAATCGGAGTTATGGCCACCGATGCAGCTGAGGAGGAGGGGCTACACCTCTACGATGACCTCGATGAGCTGAAGGTCTTCGCCAACCACATGCCGCCCTTCGGCTCCTACAAGAACCCGGTTGACCTCACCGGTATGGCCGGTGCCGAGAGCTACGAGGGTGCCGTCAGAGACGCCCTCGCCAACCCGAACATGCACGCCATAGCAGTGCTCTACTGCCAGACCGCTGTGCTAGACCCGCGCGACCTGGCCAAGATAGTCATACACGAGTACAATGAGAGCGGCAGGAAGAAGCCCCTCGTCGTTGCCATCGTCGGTGGCATAGAGGCCAAAGAGGCAATAGACATGCTCAACGAGGAAGGAATTCCGGCCTATCCGGAGCCGGAGAGGGCCATAAAGGCCTTAGCCGCGCTCTACCGCTGGAGCAGGTGGAAGGCCAGACAGAGGAGGGAGTGA
- a CDS encoding phosphate-starvation-inducible PsiE family protein: protein MRENPTQIERKMLRWLGMLFDLVVMALGTITMLYVVWMIYKLAVMSLQHFSPEEALHGIVLILIFLEMFEIITLYVIYHHVPMKNVVEIGVLVIVKELIVAIDLTTLGWQMLLGMAVLIAVMGWVYTRERMREDAHKQFLLEHGIKDTEGRLRGKD, encoded by the coding sequence ATGAGGGAAAACCCCACCCAGATAGAGAGGAAGATGCTTAGATGGCTGGGAATGCTCTTTGACCTGGTTGTCATGGCCCTCGGAACAATAACGATGCTCTACGTCGTCTGGATGATATACAAGCTCGCAGTAATGTCCCTCCAGCATTTCAGCCCGGAGGAGGCGCTCCACGGCATAGTGCTCATCCTGATATTCCTCGAGATGTTTGAGATAATAACCCTCTACGTCATCTACCATCACGTCCCCATGAAAAACGTCGTCGAGATCGGGGTTCTCGTCATTGTAAAGGAACTTATAGTGGCCATAGACCTGACGACCCTTGGATGGCAGATGCTCCTGGGAATGGCGGTTCTGATAGCGGTGATGGGCTGGGTCTACACCAGGGAAAGGATGCGTGAGGACGCCCACAAGCAGTTCCTCCTCGAGCATGGAATTAAAGATACTGAGGGGAGACTCCGGGGGAAAGACTGA
- the fen gene encoding flap endonuclease-1: MGVQIGELIPRKEIELENLYGRKVAIDAFNAIYQFLSTIRQRDGTPLMDSRGRITSHLSGLFYRNINLMEAGIKPAYVFDGKPPEFKKREIEKRREAREEAEEKWYEALERGDLEEAKKYAMRATRVNEQLINDAKRLLELMGIPVVQAPSEGEAQAAYMAARKKVYASASQDYDSLLFGTPRLVRNVTITGRRKLPGKNVYVEVRPELIVLEEALKELGIDREKLIEMAILVGTDYNPGGIKGIGPKKALTIVKRSKDPLKKYNKDSEVDLYAIKEFFLNPPVTDEYELKWREPDEEGILKFLCDEHDFSEERVKNGLERLKKAVKAGKQATLESWFGKR, from the coding sequence ATGGGCGTACAGATAGGCGAGCTCATTCCGAGGAAGGAGATAGAGCTGGAGAACCTGTACGGCAGGAAAGTTGCTATAGACGCTTTCAACGCCATCTATCAGTTCCTCTCGACCATAAGACAGCGCGATGGGACGCCGCTCATGGACTCCCGCGGAAGGATAACCTCCCATCTGAGCGGCCTCTTCTACAGGAATATCAACCTCATGGAGGCTGGGATAAAGCCCGCCTACGTTTTCGACGGAAAGCCGCCGGAGTTCAAAAAGAGAGAGATAGAAAAGCGCCGGGAGGCGAGGGAAGAGGCGGAGGAGAAGTGGTATGAGGCCCTGGAGCGCGGCGACCTTGAGGAGGCCAAGAAGTACGCGATGCGTGCAACCAGGGTCAACGAGCAACTGATAAACGACGCCAAGAGGCTCCTTGAGCTGATGGGAATTCCCGTAGTTCAGGCGCCGAGCGAGGGTGAGGCCCAGGCCGCCTACATGGCCGCCAGAAAGAAGGTCTATGCATCGGCCAGCCAGGACTACGACTCACTTCTCTTTGGGACCCCAAGGCTGGTGAGGAACGTCACGATAACCGGCCGGAGAAAGCTCCCAGGGAAGAACGTCTACGTTGAGGTCAGACCCGAGCTCATAGTCCTGGAGGAAGCTCTTAAAGAACTGGGCATAGACAGGGAAAAGCTCATCGAAATGGCCATACTGGTCGGCACGGACTACAACCCCGGCGGGATAAAGGGAATCGGCCCGAAAAAGGCTCTGACCATAGTCAAGCGCAGCAAAGACCCGCTGAAGAAGTACAACAAGGACAGTGAAGTTGACCTCTACGCGATAAAGGAGTTCTTCTTGAACCCGCCGGTCACGGACGAGTACGAGCTCAAGTGGCGCGAACCGGACGAGGAGGGAATCCTCAAATTCCTCTGCGACGAGCACGACTTCAGCGAGGAACGCGTTAAGAACGGACTTGAGAGGCTGAAAAAAGCGGTAAAGGCGGGAAAGCAGGCGACACTGGAAAGCTGGTTCGGGAAGCGCTGA
- a CDS encoding transcription initiation factor IIB: MSKRRVCPVCGSTEFIYDPGRGEVVCKVCGYVIEENVIDMGPEWRAFDASQREKRARVGAPESILLHDKGLSTDIGIDRNLSGLMREKMYRLRKWQSRLRVSDAAERNLAFALSELDRIASQLKLPRHVEEEAARLYREAVRKGLIRGRSIESVIAACVYAACRLLKVPRTLDEIADISRVDKKEIGRSFRFIARNLNLTPKKLFVKPTDYVNKFADELGLSEKVRRRAVKILDEAYEKGLTSGKSPAGLVAAALYIAGLLEDEKRTQREVAEVARVTEVTVRNRYKELVDKLNLKIPV; encoded by the coding sequence GTGAGCAAGCGTAGGGTCTGCCCGGTTTGTGGCTCAACGGAGTTCATCTACGACCCGGGTAGGGGAGAGGTTGTCTGTAAGGTTTGCGGTTACGTTATTGAGGAGAACGTCATAGATATGGGCCCCGAGTGGCGCGCCTTTGACGCGAGCCAGAGGGAGAAGAGGGCGCGCGTTGGTGCTCCTGAGAGCATTCTCCTTCACGATAAGGGCCTCTCAACCGACATCGGCATCGACAGGAACCTTTCCGGTTTGATGCGTGAGAAGATGTACAGACTTAGAAAGTGGCAGTCCCGCTTGAGGGTCAGCGATGCCGCCGAGCGTAACCTTGCCTTCGCCTTGAGCGAGCTGGATAGAATCGCCTCCCAGCTGAAGCTCCCGAGGCACGTCGAGGAAGAAGCCGCAAGGCTCTACCGTGAGGCAGTTAGAAAGGGCCTCATAAGGGGCCGTTCCATTGAGAGCGTTATTGCCGCCTGTGTTTACGCAGCCTGCAGGCTTCTCAAGGTTCCGAGGACCCTCGACGAGATAGCCGACATATCGCGCGTTGACAAGAAGGAGATAGGAAGGAGCTTCCGCTTCATAGCAAGGAACCTTAACCTCACACCGAAGAAACTCTTCGTTAAACCGACCGACTACGTCAACAAGTTCGCCGACGAGCTCGGCCTGAGCGAGAAGGTGAGGAGAAGGGCAGTTAAGATTCTTGACGAGGCGTACGAGAAAGGACTGACTAGTGGAAAGAGCCCTGCAGGTCTGGTCGCGGCCGCTCTCTACATCGCTGGCCTGCTGGAGGACGAGAAGAGAACCCAGCGCGAGGTGGCGGAGGTAGCGCGCGTCACCGAGGTCACCGTCAGGAACAGGTACAAAGAGCTCGTGGACAAGCTCAACCTGAAGATCCCTGTCTGA
- a CDS encoding DNA-binding protein: protein MAEDIEEIRKRKLMELQKKYLEQQKAQEEALRQEMELEAQLDAIMRRILTQDARERLGRVKLVRPELARQVELVLVQLYQAGQIREPIDDAKLKKILAQIDARTRRDFKIKW from the coding sequence ATGGCCGAGGACATAGAGGAGATCAGGAAGCGGAAGCTCATGGAACTGCAGAAGAAGTACCTTGAGCAGCAGAAGGCTCAGGAAGAAGCTTTGAGGCAGGAGATGGAGCTTGAGGCCCAGCTTGATGCCATAATGAGGAGAATTCTCACGCAGGATGCCCGGGAGAGGCTCGGTAGGGTGAAGCTGGTTCGCCCCGAACTGGCGAGGCAGGTTGAACTGGTTCTCGTTCAGCTTTACCAGGCCGGACAGATAAGGGAGCCGATAGACGACGCCAAGCTGAAGAAGATACTCGCGCAGATAGACGCCAGAACGAGGCGGGACTTCAAGATCAAGTGGTAG
- a CDS encoding 30S ribosomal protein S19e: MATVYDVPGDLLVERVAKALKEIEAVKPPEWAPFVKTGRHKERIPEQEDWWYYRVASIFRKIYIDGPVGIERLRTWYGGRKNRGHAPEHFYKAGGSIIRKALQQLEAAGFVQKVPGEGRIVTPQGQSFLDKIATELKKELEGQIPELKKY; encoded by the coding sequence ATGGCGACTGTTTACGACGTTCCCGGTGATTTGCTCGTTGAGAGGGTTGCAAAGGCTCTCAAGGAGATCGAGGCTGTAAAGCCGCCCGAGTGGGCGCCCTTTGTCAAGACCGGAAGACACAAGGAGAGGATCCCTGAGCAGGAGGACTGGTGGTACTACAGGGTTGCCAGCATCTTCAGGAAGATCTACATCGACGGTCCGGTCGGAATCGAGCGCCTTAGGACCTGGTACGGCGGCAGGAAGAACCGCGGGCACGCCCCGGAGCACTTCTACAAGGCAGGAGGGAGCATCATAAGGAAGGCCCTCCAGCAGCTTGAGGCTGCCGGCTTCGTTCAGAAGGTTCCGGGTGAGGGCAGGATCGTCACCCCGCAGGGACAGAGCTTCCTTGACAAGATTGCCACCGAGCTCAAGAAGGAGCTTGAGGGGCAGATCCCCGAGCTCAAGAAGTACTGA
- a CDS encoding YhbY family RNA-binding protein gives MEKRLPGKVRRAIRARYYDIPPRAWIGKRGLDEGVIEEINTQLEKDGILKVEIRKGALISTELDRRQLAEKVAELTDSELIEVRGKRFILFKPREGWEKYLRKLQRKELSKEKREEKPVKKVRLDIAQFRRKFKKGRD, from the coding sequence ATGGAGAAACGCTTACCCGGAAAGGTGAGAAGAGCGATAAGGGCGAGATACTACGACATCCCTCCGAGAGCCTGGATAGGTAAGAGAGGGCTGGATGAGGGTGTCATCGAAGAGATAAACACCCAGCTTGAGAAGGACGGAATCCTGAAGGTTGAGATAAGGAAGGGGGCGCTCATAAGCACTGAGCTTGACAGGCGTCAGCTTGCCGAGAAGGTAGCTGAGCTTACCGACAGCGAACTCATCGAGGTTCGCGGCAAAAGGTTTATATTGTTCAAACCGAGGGAAGGTTGGGAAAAGTATTTAAGGAAGCTCCAGAGAAAGGAGCTTTCGAAGGAAAAGCGGGAGGAGAAGCCCGTTAAGAAAGTCAGGCTCGATATCGCTCAATTCAGGAGGAAATTCAAGAAGGGGAGGGATTGA
- a CDS encoding type II toxin-antitoxin system VapC family toxin yields MKIVLDTNAFNNSTFLEWLMESSLEPFTSSIVYMELLYRYARRKGLPEAKSKLMAIFDSLGIKVMGFDETCAELAVNSAIGHWDFSKNARDYLIGALALKLNAPLITYNKKHFGWLPEIFTPEEAMELFSK; encoded by the coding sequence ATGAAGATAGTCCTGGACACAAACGCCTTCAACAACAGTACTTTTTTGGAATGGCTAATGGAATCCAGCCTCGAACCATTTACGAGCTCCATCGTTTACATGGAACTGCTCTACAGATACGCCCGACGAAAAGGCCTGCCCGAAGCGAAGAGCAAGTTAATGGCAATCTTCGATTCTCTGGGAATTAAAGTTATGGGATTTGATGAAACCTGCGCTGAACTTGCCGTGAATTCCGCTATCGGTCACTGGGACTTCTCCAAAAACGCCAGGGATTACCTGATAGGTGCCCTGGCGCTGAAACTCAACGCCCCGCTGATCACTTACAACAAGAAGCACTTCGGATGGCTTCCTGAGATCTTCACACCAGAAGAAGCTATGGAGCTCTTCAGTAAATAG
- a CDS encoding AbrB/MazE/SpoVT family DNA-binding domain-containing protein: MPVVTKKYQVTIPKEVREALGIRAGDEVVFVREGDRYVLMKLTDLLKELSEITKDIDETVEEVRQGLARGIERSLRELEGEK, from the coding sequence ATGCCAGTCGTCACTAAGAAATACCAGGTCACGATCCCCAAGGAGGTGCGGGAGGCACTGGGGATAAGAGCCGGGGACGAGGTTGTTTTCGTTCGTGAAGGGGACAGGTATGTTCTGATGAAACTAACGGACCTCCTTAAGGAGCTGAGCGAAATAACAAAGGACATAGACGAGACCGTTGAAGAGGTCAGGCAGGGACTTGCGAGGGGTATAGAGCGGTCTCTTCGCGAGCTGGAGGGAGAGAAATGA
- a CDS encoding asparagine synthase-related protein has translation MIVHHLYSGGKDSSLAAWILTKLGYEVRLVTVSFGLLDNWRFARETAERLGFEHRVLYLPREVLEKAADMAVSDGHPNNAIQFIHEQALEALASLPEVERVSDGTRRDDRVPFLDLPRARSLEDRFGVAYIRPLLGLGYKTIRELTERLFLVEIRESEELEKADYEVELRHLLRERGIDPLKIFPKRHYQSRVLGWRERPDSLPFPKSPRRNP, from the coding sequence ATGATCGTTCACCACCTCTACTCCGGGGGCAAGGACTCAAGCTTGGCCGCGTGGATTCTAACCAAGCTCGGCTACGAGGTGAGATTGGTTACCGTCAGCTTCGGCCTCCTCGACAACTGGCGATTCGCGAGGGAGACTGCCGAACGGCTCGGCTTCGAGCACCGGGTTCTCTACCTGCCGCGCGAGGTTCTGGAGAAAGCCGCGGACATGGCAGTAAGCGACGGCCACCCGAACAACGCAATACAGTTCATCCATGAGCAGGCTTTAGAGGCGCTGGCATCGCTTCCGGAGGTCGAGAGGGTCAGCGACGGGACGAGGAGGGACGACAGGGTTCCTTTCCTGGATCTGCCGAGGGCCCGCTCGCTGGAGGACCGCTTTGGAGTTGCGTACATAAGGCCCCTCCTCGGCCTCGGCTACAAGACGATACGGGAGCTGACAGAAAGGCTTTTCCTCGTTGAAATCCGCGAAAGCGAGGAGTTAGAAAAGGCCGACTACGAGGTCGAGCTGAGGCATCTCCTCCGCGAGAGGGGAATCGACCCGCTGAAGATATTCCCGAAGAGGCACTACCAGTCGAGGGTTCTCGGCTGGAGGGAGAGACCTGATTCCCTACCTTTTCCAAAATCCCCGCGAAGAAATCCCTGA
- the rpl18a gene encoding 50S ribosomal protein L18Ae, translated as MEVKVFRVKGIFERNGKRERFTREYRGLKAEDVVEILYSEVGSKHRVPRNKIWIESVEEIAPEEAENPIVRKLSGL; from the coding sequence ATGGAGGTTAAGGTCTTCCGCGTTAAGGGAATCTTTGAGAGGAACGGAAAGAGGGAGAGGTTCACCAGGGAGTACCGCGGCCTCAAGGCCGAGGATGTCGTTGAGATACTCTACTCCGAGGTTGGAAGTAAACACCGCGTTCCGAGAAACAAGATATGGATCGAGAGCGTGGAAGAAATAGCTCCCGAAGAGGCCGAGAACCCGATAGTCAGAAAGCTCAGCGGGCTCTGA